The following coding sequences are from one Triticum aestivum cultivar Chinese Spring chromosome 5A, IWGSC CS RefSeq v2.1, whole genome shotgun sequence window:
- the LOC123102297 gene encoding uncharacterized protein isoform X1, with protein MPRQQQTPGHSRAQSATQGLEASSSSRRAGYGRAGSASWLLREEMANQQRQEIPATDLRSAPHEGMLLAGRGRGILSWSAAFTSVASDSGTSGAGGCNGFYTMPVMDNRCMVGSTMAKRGRTEGSGFRVGRRGRHCLYLSASCNHLLVASDNDFRWRGPYKWHAQCFTDLKQGATITLCSDWLP; from the exons ATGCCTCGCCAGCAACAAACACCTGGCCACAGTCGGGCGCAGTCCGCGACTCAGGGGTTGGAGGCGTCCTCGTCTAGCCGACGAGCTGGTTATGGTCGGGCGGGCAGCGCGTCGTGGCTGCTGCGTGAAGAG ATGGCTAACCAACAAAGGCAGGAGATTCCAGCGACAGATTTGAGGTCGGCGCCTCATGAAGGCATGCTCCTTGCCGGGAGAGGCAGGGGCATCCTTTCTTGGTCTGCAGCTTTCACCTCTGTTGCTTCAG ATAGCGGCACAAGTGGAGCAGGCGGCTGCAATGGATTTTATACTATG CCTGTCATGGATAATCGGTGCATGGTAGGAAGTACAATGGCAAAACGAGGACGGACTGAAGGCAGCGGATTCCGTGTTGGTCGGAGGGGAAGACATTGTCTTTATCTAAGTGCCTCCTGCAACCATCTCCTTGTAGCCTCAGATAATGACTTCAG ATGGAGAGGGCCGTATAAATGGCATGCCCAATGTTTCACTGACCTCAAGCAGGGAGCCACCATTACCTTGTGTTCGGATTGGTTACCATAA
- the LOC123102297 gene encoding uncharacterized protein isoform X3, whose translation MPRQQQTPGHSRAQSATQGLEASSSSRRAGYGRAGSASWLLREEMANQQRQEIPATDLRSAPHEGMLLAGRGRGILSWSAAFTSVASDSGTSGAGGCNGFYTMLIRRLSACHG comes from the exons ATGCCTCGCCAGCAACAAACACCTGGCCACAGTCGGGCGCAGTCCGCGACTCAGGGGTTGGAGGCGTCCTCGTCTAGCCGACGAGCTGGTTATGGTCGGGCGGGCAGCGCGTCGTGGCTGCTGCGTGAAGAG ATGGCTAACCAACAAAGGCAGGAGATTCCAGCGACAGATTTGAGGTCGGCGCCTCATGAAGGCATGCTCCTTGCCGGGAGAGGCAGGGGCATCCTTTCTTGGTCTGCAGCTTTCACCTCTGTTGCTTCAG ATAGCGGCACAAGTGGAGCAGGCGGCTGCAATGGATTTTATACTATG CTGATTCGTCGCTTGTCAGCCTGTCATGGATAA
- the LOC123102297 gene encoding uncharacterized protein isoform X2: MPRQQQTPGHSRAQSATQGLEASSSSRRAGYGRAGSASWLLREEMANQQRQEIPATDLRSAPHEGMLLAGRGRGILSWSAAFTSVASDSGTSGAGGCNGFYTMKSSFLMNQMYFCVVLQLIRRLSACHG, translated from the exons ATGCCTCGCCAGCAACAAACACCTGGCCACAGTCGGGCGCAGTCCGCGACTCAGGGGTTGGAGGCGTCCTCGTCTAGCCGACGAGCTGGTTATGGTCGGGCGGGCAGCGCGTCGTGGCTGCTGCGTGAAGAG ATGGCTAACCAACAAAGGCAGGAGATTCCAGCGACAGATTTGAGGTCGGCGCCTCATGAAGGCATGCTCCTTGCCGGGAGAGGCAGGGGCATCCTTTCTTGGTCTGCAGCTTTCACCTCTGTTGCTTCAG ATAGCGGCACAAGTGGAGCAGGCGGCTGCAATGGATTTTATACTATG AAAAGTAGCTTCCTGATGAATCAGATGTACTTCTGTGTGGTGCTCCAGCTGATTCGTCGCTTGTCAGCCTGTCATGGATAA